A section of the Serratia liquefaciens ATCC 27592 genome encodes:
- the exoX gene encoding exodeoxyribonuclease X: MNLRVIDTETCGLEGGVVEVASVDLIDGQITNPMSDLISPDRPIGIEAMAIHHITEQMVEGKPRIAVAIGRYLGSPYYVAHNAAFDRGVLPEMNGAWICTMKLARNLYPDIKYGNQYLRYALNLDVQLPQDTTLYPHRALYDCYVTAALLQRIIKDSGWTPEQMAQITEQPVLLKKFKFGKYRGQEIDRIAQEDPGYLRWMLKSIEDLSPDMKHTLKYYLIG, translated from the coding sequence ATGAATTTACGCGTAATAGACACTGAAACCTGCGGGCTGGAAGGCGGCGTAGTCGAAGTGGCCTCTGTCGATCTGATTGACGGGCAAATCACCAATCCCATGAGCGATTTGATCAGCCCTGACAGGCCAATTGGCATTGAAGCCATGGCTATTCACCACATTACCGAGCAGATGGTCGAAGGGAAACCGCGGATCGCGGTGGCGATCGGGCGTTATCTCGGCAGCCCCTACTATGTCGCTCACAATGCGGCTTTCGATCGCGGCGTACTGCCTGAAATGAACGGCGCCTGGATCTGCACCATGAAGCTGGCCCGTAACCTGTACCCGGACATCAAATACGGCAACCAATATCTGCGCTACGCGCTCAATCTGGATGTGCAATTGCCGCAGGACACGACGCTGTATCCGCACCGCGCATTGTATGACTGCTACGTGACCGCCGCGCTGCTGCAACGCATCATCAAGGATTCAGGCTGGACGCCGGAGCAAATGGCGCAAATCACCGAGCAGCCGGTGCTGTTGAAGAAGTTTAAGTTCGGAAAATACCGTGGGCAGGAAATTGATCGCATTGCGCAGGAAGATCCCGGCTATTTGCGCTGGATGCTGAAATCCATTGAAGATCTCAGCCCGGACATGAAACACACGCTGAAATACTATCTGATCGGCTGA
- the ghrA gene encoding glyoxylate/hydroxypyruvate reductase GhrA: MNIIFYHPFFNAQDWLTGLSQRLPQATVRAWQPGDDRPADYALVWRPPYEMLANRGKLKGVFALGAGVDAILEQERQHPGTLPAGVPLVRLEDTGMAQQMQEYALSYVLRYFRRFDEYQLLQQQQKWQPLDPHQQENFTIGILGAGVLGKSVALKLAEFGFNVRCWSRSPKQIAGVQSFAGAEQRAAFLDGVQLLINLLPNTPETAGILNQQLFAHLAPGAYLINLARGAHLVEDDLLQALEQGQIAAATLDVFVEEPLPQAHPFWRHPRVTITPHIAAITLPEAAMDQIAANIRALESGQTPAGVVDVQLGY, translated from the coding sequence ATGAACATCATTTTTTATCACCCTTTCTTTAACGCCCAGGACTGGCTGACAGGCCTGTCGCAGCGTCTGCCACAGGCGACGGTACGTGCCTGGCAACCTGGCGACGATCGCCCGGCGGATTATGCGCTGGTGTGGCGGCCGCCCTATGAGATGCTGGCGAATCGCGGCAAATTAAAAGGGGTTTTTGCCCTCGGTGCGGGCGTTGACGCCATCCTGGAACAAGAGCGCCAGCATCCCGGCACTCTTCCGGCAGGCGTTCCGCTGGTGCGCCTCGAGGACACCGGCATGGCGCAACAGATGCAGGAATATGCGCTTAGCTATGTGCTGCGTTATTTCCGCCGTTTTGATGAATATCAGTTACTGCAACAGCAGCAGAAGTGGCAACCGCTCGATCCCCATCAGCAGGAGAATTTCACCATTGGCATTTTGGGGGCGGGGGTGTTGGGGAAAAGCGTGGCGCTGAAACTGGCGGAGTTTGGTTTCAACGTGCGTTGCTGGAGCCGCAGCCCTAAACAGATTGCTGGCGTGCAGAGTTTTGCCGGTGCAGAGCAACGCGCCGCATTTCTCGATGGCGTGCAATTGCTGATCAACCTGCTGCCCAATACGCCGGAAACCGCAGGTATCCTCAATCAGCAACTGTTTGCGCACCTGGCGCCTGGCGCTTACCTGATCAATCTGGCGCGTGGCGCGCATCTGGTTGAGGACGATTTACTGCAGGCGCTGGAGCAGGGGCAAATCGCCGCCGCTACGCTGGATGTGTTCGTTGAGGAACCGCTGCCACAGGCGCATCCGTTCTGGCGTCATCCGCGTGTCACCATTACCCCGCATATTGCTGCCATCACCTTGCCGGAAGCGGCGATGGATCAGATAGCTGCAAACATTCGTGCGCTTGAATCCGGCCAAACACCGGCCGGCGTGGTGGATGTGCAACTGGGTTACTGA
- a CDS encoding tellurite resistance TerB family protein has translation MKNNWMQQIQSMIGQKAGSIGGSEGIGKLLAPTALGGLVGVLLANKSSRKLVGKFGKNALIIGGSAAVGAVLWNKYKQRVKETHQNEPQFGLQTTPVDLRAKRLVQALVFAAKSDGHIDAEEKLAIDHSLEQLQVGEEAQKWVQEAIDQPLNPDLIAQSVKNEDEALEVYYLSCMVIDVDHFMERGYLDALAQSLKIPADVKQGIENDVNEKKRELA, from the coding sequence ATGAAAAATAACTGGATGCAGCAGATCCAATCGATGATTGGGCAAAAGGCCGGTTCAATCGGCGGTTCGGAAGGTATCGGCAAGCTGCTGGCCCCGACTGCGCTGGGTGGCCTGGTGGGCGTTTTGCTGGCGAATAAGTCTTCGCGCAAGCTGGTCGGCAAATTCGGTAAGAATGCGTTGATTATCGGCGGCAGCGCAGCGGTTGGTGCAGTGCTGTGGAATAAGTACAAACAACGGGTGAAAGAAACCCACCAGAACGAACCGCAGTTTGGCCTGCAGACCACGCCGGTGGACTTGCGTGCCAAACGTCTGGTGCAGGCGCTGGTGTTTGCCGCCAAAAGCGACGGGCATATCGATGCGGAAGAAAAGCTCGCCATCGACCACAGCCTGGAACAGCTGCAGGTGGGTGAAGAAGCGCAAAAATGGGTGCAAGAGGCGATCGACCAGCCGCTTAACCCGGATTTGATCGCCCAGAGCGTCAAGAATGAAGACGAAGCGCTGGAGGTATATTACCTGAGCTGCATGGTGATCGACGTGGATCACTTTATGGAGCGTGGCTATCTTGATGCCCTGGCGCAGTCGTTGAAGATCCCGGCGGACGTCAAGCAGGGCATAGAAAACGACGTGAACGAGAAAAAACGCGAGCTGGCATAG
- a CDS encoding TorD/DmsD family molecular chaperone, translated as MNEFSVVCRVLGTLFYRQPQDPLLVPLFTLIKEGKLQQHWPLEQDELLVRLQQGCDVNLLSSDFNAMFVGSECSVSPFRSAYVEGATEAEVRTFLQQRGMPLGEAPADHFGSLLLAASWLEDQSQEDEAQAQITLFDDYLLPWCGRFLGKVEAHATTGFYRTLALLARESIQAMRDELAEYEQEEDQPGEEGEQP; from the coding sequence ATGAATGAGTTTTCCGTTGTTTGCCGCGTGCTGGGTACGCTTTTTTATCGCCAGCCGCAGGATCCGTTGCTGGTGCCGCTGTTTACGCTGATCAAAGAAGGCAAGCTGCAACAGCACTGGCCGCTGGAACAGGATGAACTCTTGGTACGCCTGCAGCAGGGTTGTGATGTGAACCTGCTGTCCAGCGACTTCAACGCCATGTTCGTCGGCAGCGAATGCAGCGTGTCACCTTTCCGTTCGGCCTATGTTGAAGGGGCAACCGAAGCGGAAGTGCGTACTTTCCTGCAGCAGCGCGGCATGCCGCTCGGAGAAGCGCCGGCCGATCATTTCGGTTCTTTGTTGCTGGCGGCCTCCTGGCTGGAAGACCAGTCTCAGGAAGACGAAGCACAGGCGCAAATCACGCTGTTTGACGACTATCTGCTGCCATGGTGCGGCCGTTTCCTCGGCAAAGTAGAAGCTCACGCCACTACCGGTTTTTACCGCACTTTGGCGCTGTTGGCTCGCGAGTCGATTCAGGCAATGCGTGACGAACTGGCGGAATACGAACAGGAAGAAGACCAGCCGGGCGAAGAGGGCGAACAGCCTTAA
- a CDS encoding S9 family peptidase, which translates to MMTPPKAEKRPYPITVHGDTRVDDYYWLRDDDRADPQVLDYLQAENAFTDAALKPQQALRETLYEEMVARIPQQEHSVPYVRNGYRYQTRFEPGNEYAIYVRQPQAESEHWDTLIDGNQRAEQREFYTLGGLEVSPDNQKLAVAEDFLSRRQYDIRFKNLSDDSWTDEVLENTSGNFEWSNDSATVYYVRKHAKTLLPYQVYRHVVGTDPQLDELIYEELDDTFYVGLEKTTSERFILIHLSSTTTSEILLLDADRADSTPQMFVPRRKDHEYGIDHYHQHFYIRSNKDGKNFGLYQSEQADEAQWQTLIAPRVEVMLEGFSLFRDWLVVEERSEGLTQLRQIHWQSGEVKRIAFDDPTYTTWLAYNPEPESELLRYGYSSMTTPTTLYELNLDSGERVMLKQQEVKNFTPENYRSERVWVKARDGVEVPVSLVYRPDSFVHGSNPLMVYGYGSYGSSMDPAFSASRLSLLDRGFVFALAHIRGGGELGQLWYEDGKLFNKQNTFNDFIDVTETLIAQGYGDAKRVFAMGGSAGGLLMGAVINQAPQLFNGIVAQVPFVDVVTTMLDESIPLTTGEYDEWGNPNERAYYDYILQYSPYDQVKAQDYPHMLVTTGLHDSQVQYWEPAKWVAKLRELKTDDRQLLLYTDMDSGHGGKSGRFKAYEDIALEYAFILALAE; encoded by the coding sequence ATGATGACCCCCCCTAAGGCAGAAAAACGTCCTTATCCCATTACGGTTCACGGCGACACGCGTGTGGACGACTACTATTGGCTGCGCGACGACGATCGCGCAGACCCGCAGGTGTTGGACTACCTGCAGGCGGAAAACGCCTTCACCGATGCGGCGCTGAAACCACAGCAGGCCCTGCGCGAAACGCTGTATGAAGAAATGGTGGCGCGCATTCCTCAGCAGGAACATTCAGTCCCCTATGTCAGAAACGGCTACCGCTATCAGACGCGCTTCGAACCGGGCAATGAGTACGCGATTTATGTGCGTCAGCCGCAGGCGGAAAGCGAACATTGGGACACCCTGATCGACGGCAACCAGCGCGCCGAGCAGCGAGAGTTTTATACCCTTGGCGGGCTGGAAGTCAGCCCCGACAACCAAAAGCTGGCGGTTGCGGAGGATTTCCTCTCCCGCCGCCAATACGACATTCGTTTCAAAAACCTCAGCGACGACAGCTGGACCGACGAAGTGCTGGAAAACACCTCCGGCAACTTCGAGTGGTCCAATGATTCAGCCACCGTGTATTACGTGCGTAAACACGCTAAAACGCTGTTACCGTATCAGGTCTATCGCCATGTGGTAGGTACCGATCCGCAGCTTGATGAATTGATCTACGAAGAGCTGGATGACACCTTCTACGTCGGGTTGGAAAAAACCACCTCCGAACGTTTCATTCTGATCCACCTGAGCAGCACCACCACCTCGGAAATTCTGCTGCTGGACGCCGATCGCGCCGACAGCACGCCGCAGATGTTTGTGCCGCGCCGCAAGGATCATGAATACGGTATCGATCACTATCACCAACATTTCTACATTCGGTCCAACAAGGACGGCAAAAATTTCGGCCTGTACCAGAGCGAGCAGGCGGACGAAGCGCAGTGGCAGACGTTGATTGCTCCCCGCGTGGAAGTGATGCTGGAAGGCTTTAGCCTGTTCCGCGACTGGCTGGTGGTAGAGGAACGCAGCGAGGGGTTGACCCAACTGCGACAAATTCACTGGCAGAGCGGTGAAGTGAAGCGCATTGCCTTTGACGATCCGACCTACACCACCTGGCTGGCATACAATCCGGAGCCGGAAAGCGAGCTGCTGCGCTATGGTTACTCCTCGATGACCACGCCAACTACGCTGTATGAGTTGAATCTCGACAGCGGCGAACGTGTGATGCTTAAACAGCAGGAAGTGAAAAACTTTACCCCGGAAAATTACCGCAGCGAGCGAGTCTGGGTGAAGGCGCGCGACGGTGTCGAGGTGCCGGTTTCGCTGGTTTATCGCCCGGATAGCTTCGTGCACGGCAGCAACCCGCTGATGGTGTATGGCTACGGCTCTTACGGCAGCAGCATGGATCCGGCTTTTAGCGCCAGCCGCTTGAGCCTGCTGGATCGCGGTTTTGTCTTTGCCCTGGCGCACATTCGCGGCGGCGGCGAATTGGGGCAGCTGTGGTACGAAGACGGCAAGCTGTTCAACAAGCAAAATACCTTCAACGACTTTATCGACGTGACGGAAACCTTGATTGCTCAAGGCTACGGCGATGCCAAACGGGTATTCGCCATGGGTGGCAGCGCCGGCGGCTTGCTGATGGGCGCGGTGATTAACCAGGCACCACAGCTGTTCAACGGCATCGTGGCGCAAGTGCCGTTTGTCGACGTGGTCACCACCATGCTTGACGAGTCTATTCCACTGACCACCGGTGAGTATGACGAGTGGGGCAACCCGAACGAACGAGCTTATTACGACTACATTTTGCAGTACAGCCCGTACGATCAGGTCAAGGCGCAGGATTACCCGCATATGCTGGTCACCACCGGCCTGCACGACTCGCAGGTACAGTATTGGGAACCGGCCAAGTGGGTAGCAAAATTGCGTGAGTTGAAAACTGACGACCGCCAACTGCTGCTGTATACCGATATGGATTCCGGCCACGGCGGCAAGTCCGGGCGTTTCAAGGCCTACGAGGATATCGCGCTGGAGTACGCCTTTATTTTGGCGCTGGCGGAGTAA
- the dksA gene encoding RNA polymerase-binding protein DksA, with amino-acid sequence MTVVSMLNQQQLLAMPESDYMNPAQRAFFRQRLLEEQQKLLQHIDALKRDIDSGEVSGDEADKAAREEDLRLLFRQLDRESRLLPKISAALTRLYNGDYGYCRESGEPIGLARLLLRPTAELSIEAKTAQEMREPHLRKRG; translated from the coding sequence ATGACAGTCGTTTCCATGTTAAACCAGCAACAGCTCCTGGCCATGCCGGAGTCTGACTACATGAACCCGGCGCAGCGGGCCTTTTTTCGCCAGCGCTTGCTGGAAGAGCAGCAAAAACTGCTGCAGCACATCGATGCGTTGAAGCGGGATATCGACAGCGGTGAAGTTTCAGGTGACGAAGCGGACAAGGCCGCGCGTGAAGAAGACTTGCGGTTGCTGTTTCGCCAGTTGGATCGCGAAAGCCGTTTGCTGCCGAAAATCAGCGCGGCGCTGACGCGTTTGTATAACGGCGACTATGGTTATTGCCGTGAAAGCGGAGAGCCTATTGGCCTGGCGCGCTTGCTGTTGCGGCCAACGGCGGAACTGAGCATTGAGGCCAAAACCGCGCAGGAAATGCGCGAACCGCATCTGCGTAAGCGGGGTTGA
- a CDS encoding phosphatase — MYPVDLHMHTVASTHAYSTLHDYIVEAQQKGIKLFAITDHGPDMADAPHYWHFMNMHVWPRLVDGVGILRGIEANIKNLQGDIDCTGPMLDKIDVIIAGFHEPVFAPQDKAANTEAMIAAMAQGDVHIISHPGNPRYPIDIAAVAAAAAKYDVALELNNSSFTHSRKGSEDNCRAIAAAVRDAGGWLALGSDSHIAFSLGGFEHCERIIAEVEFPQERILNVSPRRLLDFLERRGKPAIAELADL; from the coding sequence ATGTACCCCGTTGATTTACATATGCACACCGTCGCCAGCACCCACGCCTACAGTACGCTGCATGACTACATCGTCGAAGCCCAGCAAAAGGGCATCAAACTGTTCGCCATCACCGACCATGGCCCGGATATGGCCGATGCGCCGCATTATTGGCACTTTATGAACATGCACGTGTGGCCACGTCTGGTGGACGGCGTGGGCATATTGCGCGGCATCGAGGCCAACATCAAAAACCTGCAGGGCGATATCGACTGCACCGGCCCGATGCTGGATAAAATTGACGTGATTATTGCCGGTTTCCACGAGCCGGTATTTGCACCGCAGGATAAAGCGGCCAATACCGAAGCGATGATCGCCGCGATGGCGCAAGGTGACGTGCACATAATCAGCCACCCTGGCAACCCAAGATATCCGATCGATATTGCGGCGGTTGCTGCCGCCGCGGCCAAATACGACGTGGCATTGGAACTGAACAATTCGTCGTTCACCCATTCGCGCAAGGGCAGCGAGGATAACTGCCGGGCCATCGCCGCCGCGGTTCGTGATGCCGGTGGTTGGTTAGCGCTGGGCTCGGATTCACACATTGCTTTCTCGCTCGGCGGTTTCGAGCACTGCGAACGCATCATTGCCGAGGTGGAGTTCCCGCAGGAGCGTATTCTCAACGTGAGCCCACGACGCCTGCTCGATTTTCTCGAGCGTCGCGGCAAGCCGGCGATTGCGGAATTGGCCGATTTGTGA